Genomic DNA from Hymenobacter jejuensis:
GTCCGTAGCCAATGTACTCGACGTCGGGGTTGGTGGGCACGGTTACGAGCTGCACCTGCTCGTCGTCTTGGTCGTAGATGAGGGCACCGGCCTTGGGCGTCATATCCGCGAAAATCTTGAACTGCTCGCGGTAGTCGTCTTCGGTCGGGAAGACGTTGATGTGGTCCCAGCTGATGCCCGAAATGACGCCGATGTGGTGCTGGTACAAGTGAAACTTAGGCCGCCGGTCGATGGGCGACGACAGGTATTCGTCGCCTTCGATGATGATGATGGGCGCGTCTTCGGTGAGCTTCACCATTAGGTCGAAGCCTTCCAGCTGCGCCCCTACGGCGTAGTCAAATTCGCGCTTGTGATGGCGCAACACATGCAGAATCAGCGAGGTAATGCTGGTTTTGCCGTGCGAGCCCCCAATCACGATGCGCTGCTTGTCCTTCGACGCTTCGTAAATGAATTCGGGAAACGAGTACACCCGCAGGCCTAGCTCCTGCGCTCGCAGCAACTCCGGGTTGTCGGCGCGGGCGTGCATGCCTACAATGACGGCATCGAGGTCGGCGGTTACGTTGCTGGGGTCCCAGCCTTCTTGGGCCGGCAGCAGGCCAGCGGCGGCGAGGCGGCCGCGGGCGGGCTCAAATATCTCGTCGTCGGAACCCGTTACTTCGGCGCCGCGGCGGTGCAGGGCCAAAGCCAGGTTGTGCATAATACTCCCCCCGACGGCAATCAGGTGGAGGCGTTGGAGGGAAACGGGCGTGGAGGCCATTCAGGAGCGATAAACTGGTCGGTAGGGCAAAAGCCGGGCGGCAAAGGTACTAAACGACCAGCGTTGCATCGGCAGCCAAACCAGCCGGACGAATCGCGTGTTGAAAACAAGATACCGAAAAGAAAGGGTTTTCACACTCCGCAATTGTCCTGTTAAGCCAGTAGCTTTGTGCCCCTTTTGCGTTAGATTTGCTAAGTACACGATGAATGACCGGATGGATGACCGCCTAAAACTTTCTGCCTCGCGAGCCAAAGCCGCCTGGAACAGCCGTACCCCGTCTGTTTCGGTTGGTGGCCAGGCGGGCAAGCTGCCGCCACAGGCGCTGGAGTTGGAAGCCGCTGTGCTGGGTGCGCTCATGCTTGAGAAAGACGCCCTCACCACCGTTATCGACATCCTCAAGCCCCCGAGCTTCTACAAAGACGGTCACCAACGCATTTTCAAGGCGATCCTGAACCTGTTTGATAAATCAGAACCGATTGATATTCTGACAGTTACGCAGGAGCTTCGGGAAATGGGCGAGTTGGAGTCGGCGGGTGGGCCTCACTACGTCGCCAACCTGACCTTCAAGGTGAACTCGGCGGCCAACATCGAGTACCACGCCCGTATCATCACCGAAAATGCCATCAAGCGCGAGCTAATCCGCATTGCCAGCGACATTCAGCGCGACGCGTTCGAGGATACCACCGACGTATTCAACCTGCTCGACAGTACCGAGCAGTCGCTGTTCGAAGTTTCCGAATCGAACATTCGCAAGAACTTCGACGACATGCGCTCGTTGATGGGCAAAGCCATCAAGGAACTCGAAGAAAAGAAAAACCAAAAGGACGGCCTTACCGGTGTGCCTTCCGGCTTCTCGGCTCTGGACCGCGTAACCAGCGGTTGGCAACCTTCTGACTTAGTGATCATTGCGGCACGCCCCGGTATGGGTAAAACGGCGTTCGTGGTTTCGGCCATGCGCAATGCCGCCGTTGATTTTAAGAAGCCGGTTGCCATTTTCTCGTTGGAAATGTCGTCCATTCAGTTGGTCAACCGTCTGATTTCGGCGGAAGCGGAGCTGGATTCGGAGAAAATCAAGAAGGGCAACCTCGCCGATTACGAGTGGGCGCAGCTCAACCACAAAATATCGTCGCTGTCGGCCGCGCCCATCTTTATCGACGACACGCCCGCGCTCAGCATTCGGGAGCTACGCACCAAGTGCCGCCGCCTGAAGGCCCACCACGACATCCAGATGATCATTATTGACTATCTGCAATTGATGACCGGCAACACCGATGGCGGTAAAGGTGCCGGCAACCGCGAACAGGAAATTGCCTCGATTTCGCGGGCTCTCAAAGGCATTGCCAAAGAGCTGAACGTGCCTGTGCTGGCCTTGTCGCAGCTCTCGCGCTCGGTGGAAACCCGCGGCGGCGACAAGAAGCCGCAGCTTAGTGACCTTCGCGAATCGGGCTCTATCGAGCAGGACGCCGACATGGTAGTGTTCTTGTATCGCCCTGAATACTACAAGATTACGGAGGACGAAATGGGCAACCCGACCCAAGGTACCGGCGAAGTAATCATTGCCAAGCACCGGAACGGCTCGCTGGAAACCGTGCAGCTGAAGTTTATCGGTCGCTTTACCAAATTTGCCGACCTCGACGGCGGCGGTTTCCCCGGTGACGACGGCTTTAACCCCAGCGCCTTCCCCGCCAGCACTTTCGATGACGAAACGGGCTTCACGCCGGGCACTATCCGGTTGGGCAGCAAAATCAACGATTCGCCCAGCCCGATGCCTTTCCCGAAAAGCAACTTCGGCAACGACGATCCACCCTTCTAAAAGGGTGATCTTACATAATGAAAAGCGTCAGGTAGAACTACTTGACGCTTTTTTCTTGCTGATAAATTGGATACGTTTCTGCCTACGGCGGGTGGATTACTCCTTTTTGCTAAGATTGCAGCCATGAAAAACCTGCTGCGCTCCGACCTGACCTTCCGCCTGAACGGCCGCCTGTGGATCGAGAGCAGCGAGGAACGGTTTATGGGCATCGGGCGGCTCGAATTGCTGGAAAAAATCGAGGCGATGGGTTCCATTTCCAAGGCGGCGCAAGCCATGAGCATGTCGTATAAGCGGGCCTGGGATTTGGTGAGTTCCATGAACACGCAAGCCAACAAACCGCTGGTAATCACGCAGACTGGTGGCAAAAGCGGTGGCGGCGCGCTAGTGACCGAAGAAGGGAAGCAGGCTATTCAGGCGTTTCAGGCGATGCAGGAGCGGTTTCGGCAGTTTATGGAAGCGGAAACCCAACGGCTCAATGGCTAGCAGGTAAACATCAGATCGTCTGAGGGTTATAGTAGAAGCGCAATAGCATGTACGAGCAGCTCGAAACGTATTTTCAACAGAAACTGTCGCTCACGGAGGTGCAGTTTGCGGAAATTACGGCCTTACTAACGCCCAAATCGGTGCGCAAAGGCGAGTTGGTCGTGCGGCAGGGTGAGGTAGGCCGCTACGGCGCGTTTGTGGCAAAAGGTTGCCTGCGCAGCTACGTTATCGACAAGAAGGAAAAGGAGCACATTCTGCAGTTTGCGCCCGAAAATTGGTGGATTGCCGATCAAAACAGCATCCTACATAACGAGCCCGCCATGTTTTACATCGACGCGCTAGAGGACTCGGAGGTGTTTCTATTTGGCTCGGCGTTCTTTCAGAAATTGCAGGCCATCGGCCCGGAATTTCAGTCGCTTTTCTACACGCTGCTGCAAAACAGCGTGCGCTCCATGCAAAAGCGGCTCATCAGCACGCTCAGCGCCACGGCCGAAGAGCGCTATCTGGAATTTATCCATACCTATCCAACGCTGGCCCTGCGCCTGCCGCAACGCATGATCGCCGCGTATCTGGGCGTAACGCCAGAATCTCTGAGCCGGATTCGCAAAGAACTAAGTATTCATAAGTAATTGATTTAAAGATAATTATGAATACTTGGCTCTGAGGTTTTATCCTACTGTGGGCGTGAAGTTTACGAGCTCAAAGCCTGCTTTTCGCAGCGCTTTGTCGATGTCGTCGGTAACGGGTTTGGCGCTGTGGCCGGCGGCAACTTCTACTTCGTTGCCTTCCACACGGTCTACCAGTAGGCCCAGGCCGGTAAGCACTTCCCGAACCCGCACAATGGCCGCGTCGTCGTGCAAGCTTTTGATTTCCAATACATACCGGACAAGCTGGGTCAGGTCGGAAGGAGAGGAGTTAGACTGATCCATAACTATTGGGGTAGGGTAGAAGTGGGACTTTGGAAAGTGTACGGCAAAACGCCACTCGGGTCTGCGTGGGGTGCTTGCGGAAGGGCGCTTAGCCAGCGACGCCGTGAGGTAGAAGATACGCATTTCTTATCCTACATCAAGGCGCTGGGTTTGGCGGATCGGTACTTTTGTGTTGTAGCTGCGGGAGAAATAGACT
This window encodes:
- a CDS encoding UDP-N-acetylmuramate--L-alanine ligase, whose translation is MASTPVSLQRLHLIAVGGSIMHNLALALHRRGAEVTGSDDEIFEPARGRLAAAGLLPAQEGWDPSNVTADLDAVIVGMHARADNPELLRAQELGLRVYSFPEFIYEASKDKQRIVIGGSHGKTSITSLILHVLRHHKREFDYAVGAQLEGFDLMVKLTEDAPIIIIEGDEYLSSPIDRRPKFHLYQHHIGVISGISWDHINVFPTEDDYREQFKIFADMTPKAGALIYDQDDEQVQLVTVPTNPDVEYIGYGPHEHIIRNGKTFLLTKKDEEVPVQVFGEHNLRNISAAKEVCKQLGIKGKDFYEAITTFKGAARRLELVRAGDNSLVYKDFAHAPSKLKATATAFKQQYPQRKLVACLELHTFSSLNPAFLPQYAHTFDAPDVAVVYFNPHVLEHKRLPPLAPEQVAAAFERSDLQVFTDSKALAAFLQEQNWHNANLLMMSSGTFDGLDLAQLAAEVTKGI
- a CDS encoding Crp/Fnr family transcriptional regulator, whose product is MYEQLETYFQQKLSLTEVQFAEITALLTPKSVRKGELVVRQGEVGRYGAFVAKGCLRSYVIDKKEKEHILQFAPENWWIADQNSILHNEPAMFYIDALEDSEVFLFGSAFFQKLQAIGPEFQSLFYTLLQNSVRSMQKRLISTLSATAEERYLEFIHTYPTLALRLPQRMIAAYLGVTPESLSRIRKELSIHK
- the dnaB gene encoding replicative DNA helicase translates to MNDRMDDRLKLSASRAKAAWNSRTPSVSVGGQAGKLPPQALELEAAVLGALMLEKDALTTVIDILKPPSFYKDGHQRIFKAILNLFDKSEPIDILTVTQELREMGELESAGGPHYVANLTFKVNSAANIEYHARIITENAIKRELIRIASDIQRDAFEDTTDVFNLLDSTEQSLFEVSESNIRKNFDDMRSLMGKAIKELEEKKNQKDGLTGVPSGFSALDRVTSGWQPSDLVIIAARPGMGKTAFVVSAMRNAAVDFKKPVAIFSLEMSSIQLVNRLISAEAELDSEKIKKGNLADYEWAQLNHKISSLSAAPIFIDDTPALSIRELRTKCRRLKAHHDIQMIIIDYLQLMTGNTDGGKGAGNREQEIASISRALKGIAKELNVPVLALSQLSRSVETRGGDKKPQLSDLRESGSIEQDADMVVFLYRPEYYKITEDEMGNPTQGTGEVIIAKHRNGSLETVQLKFIGRFTKFADLDGGGFPGDDGFNPSAFPASTFDDETGFTPGTIRLGSKINDSPSPMPFPKSNFGNDDPPF
- a CDS encoding winged helix-turn-helix domain-containing protein, producing the protein MKNLLRSDLTFRLNGRLWIESSEERFMGIGRLELLEKIEAMGSISKAAQAMSMSYKRAWDLVSSMNTQANKPLVITQTGGKSGGGALVTEEGKQAIQAFQAMQERFRQFMEAETQRLNG